In Aedes albopictus strain Foshan chromosome 3, AalbF5, whole genome shotgun sequence, the following are encoded in one genomic region:
- the LOC109401619 gene encoding antigen 5 like allergen Cul n 1: MAFNGIALLITATIFIGSCYANYCDSSLCRQGPHVACNAPQQFGPACGNNRKFVPMDSKLKTIILNTHNKLRAEIANGKHGFPQAARMPTLVWDDELAHIASFNARKCIFAHDKCRNTRQFKFSGQNLAITTFYGFNFQAGDRAENFTQEWFNEHKDCPKSYVDAYPSSHRGPQIGHFTQLVNDRTWKVGCSMMHYITNGKMINYYLVCNYTMTNMIGEPIYTKGRTGSKCETGQNPQFKGLCSPRERVKSESYNG; the protein is encoded by the exons ATGGCTTTCAACGGGATTG ctCTGCTCATCACCGCCACGATCTTCATCGGATCCTGCTATGCAAACTACTGCGATTCGTCTCTGTGCCGTCAGGGACCGCACGTTGCTTGCAATGCGCCGCAACAATTCGGGCCCGCTTGTGGCAACAATCGTAAGTTCGTACCGATGGACTCCAAACTGAAGACCATCATCTTGAACACGCACAACAAACTACGGGCAGAGATTGCCAATGGGAAGCACGGCTTTCCGCAGGCTGCTCGTATGCCAACCCTGGTATGGGATGATGAACTGGCCCACATTGCCTCGTTCAACGCAAGGAAGTGCATCTTTGCCCATGACAAATGTCGAAACACTCGGCAGTTCAAGTTCTCGGGACAGAACTTAGCCATCACCACGTTCTACGGGTTCAATTTCCAGGCTGGAGATCGCGCGGAGAACTTCACCCAGGAGTGGTTCAACGAGCATAAGGATTGCCCTAAGTCGTACGTTGATGCGTATCCGTCCAGTCATCGGGG ACCACAAATCGGACACTTCACGCAGCTGGTAAACGATCGCACATGGAAGGTCGGTTGTTCAATGATGCACTACATAACCAACGGAAAAATGATCAACTACTACTTGGTGTGCAATTACACGATGACCAACATGATCGGCGAGCCCATTTACACCAAGGGACGTACCGGATCCAAGTGCGAAACCGGTCAGAACCCGCAGTTCAAGGGGCTTTGCAGCCCGCGAGAAAGGGTCAAATCGGAATCTTATAACGGTTAG